Genomic window (Brevibacterium paucivorans):
CAACGCACTCGCAGGCGTCAATCGCATCCAGCGTGGCCCGTTGCCATTGCTCAAAAACCTCAAAGCCACGCTCGGCAAACCCAGCACCGCCGGACTGGCCGTCATACACAAACACTGTCGCCTGCCCGGTGTCGGCGTGCCGGGCGGTAGAAACCCCGCCAATGTCCCACCGGTCACACCCCGCAAACAACGGCAACAGCCCAATCGACGCATGCTCAGCCGCGTGCACGGCGCCGGGCACGTCACCGGCAACCACCTCGGCGTCCTCCACCACCGAATCCGGCGCCGTCCACCACACCGCATGCGTGCGCAACGTCTGCGCCGGCAAATCCAACGGCCGCTCACCCAACACCACGCCCGTGCCGTTCTGCCGCATGATGTACCCCGTCACCTGGGTCGTCACCTCAACAGCCCCACGAAACACCCGGCACCCACTGGGCAACCCGCGCGACCCCTCGGTGCCCACCACACGAATCTCCGTCACCGACCTCGCCTGTGTCGTGTAATCCACCGTCGCGGGCGCCACCAACGCCACCCGCTCGGCCAAATCCAACTCCAACACCGAAAACGTCTCACCCTGATGCACATACACCGCACCCGGGAAACTCTGCCGGGGCGCAGCCGCATCATCCACCGTGCCCAACAACATGCCCGTCGCCTGATCCACCAGCCGCACCTGCTCGCCACCAGACCCGCGAATATCCGTCAACGCCGCCGCCGACTCCGCCTTTGCCCAAAACCACCCCGTGGGGCGCGCACGCAAATACTTCGCCTCGGCCATCTCGCGCGCCACCTCAACGGCCCGCTCGCCAAACCACAACCGGCAGTCATCCTCCGTCAACGGCTCCTCAGCAGCCGCCGCCAACAAATGCCCCGCCATTACATACGGGTTCTCCGGGTGAATCACGCCGGCCTCAACCGGGGCGTCAAACACATGCTCCGGGTTATGCACCACAAACGTGTCCAACGGGTCGTCCCGGGCGATCAACACCGCCAACCACTCGTGCCCGGCCCGGCCCGCACGCCCGGCCTGCTGCCACAACGACGCCAACGTGCCCGGCCAGCCTGCGATCACCACCACGTCCAAACCGCTGATGTCGATCCCTAACTCCAGCGCGCTCGTCGAGGCCACCGTCCGCAACTTGCCCCCGCGCAAGCCCATCTCCAAGGCCCGGCGCTCCTCCGGCAAGTACCCGCCCCGGTACGCCGCGACCGAGGTGGTCAACTCCGGCGCTATCTGCCCCACCTGGTTACGTACCGAGTCCGCTAACGCCTCGGCTCCCGCGCGCGACGCAATGAACGCAATCGACCGAACCCCTGCGCACGTCGTATCCACCAGCATGCTCGTGGCCTCACTGATCGTCGACCGGCGCTGCGCCTCCTCACCAGCCACCAACGGCGGCTCCCACAAAAGAAACGTGCCAGCAGCCTTAGGCGACGTATCCTCCGTCACCGCATACGCCTCCCGGCCCGTAAACCGGCCAAACGCTCCCGCCGGGTCAGCCATCGTCGCAGACGCCCCCACAACTACAGGCCGCGCCCCGTACAACGCCGCCACCCGCAACAACCGGCGCAACACCAACGCCACATGCGACCCGAACACGCCTCGGTACCTGTGCGCCTCGTCAACAACCACAAACCGCAAATTCTTAAACCACCGGCGAAACCGCTCATGACCAGGCAAAATGCTGCGGTGCAACATATCGGGGTTGGTGAAAATGATGTTGCCGTGCTGCCGGGCCCACTGCCGGTCCGCCTCCGAGGTGTCGCCATCGAAACTGCCCGCCCGCACCCCCTGCAACGGCAGCGCCACGAGCTTCGACAACTGATCGTGCCCCAACGCCTTCGTAGGGGAAATATATAGAGTCGTCGCCACCTTGGTAGGCAATGCACCCCGACACTCAAACGCCGCCTGCGTCACCGGCAACCAAAACCCCAGACTCTTCCCACTGGCCGTGCCCGTAGCGATGACAACATCATCGTTCTCCCACACCCGCTGCGCTGCCTCCACTTGGTGCCGCCACGGACGCTCGATGCCTGTGACCTGCCACGCGTGAACGACCTCGGGACTCACCCACTCCGGCCAATCCGCAAACTGCGCCTCCCGGGCAGGAAAAC
Coding sequences:
- a CDS encoding DEAD/DEAH box helicase: MLIDLVTAFGERADRVTHARSFPAREAQFADWPEWVSPEVVHAWQVTGIERPWRHQVEAAQRVWENDDVVIATGTASGKSLGFWLPVTQAAFECRGALPTKVATTLYISPTKALGHDQLSKLVALPLQGVRAGSFDGDTSEADRQWARQHGNIIFTNPDMLHRSILPGHERFRRWFKNLRFVVVDEAHRYRGVFGSHVALVLRRLLRVAALYGARPVVVGASATMADPAGAFGRFTGREAYAVTEDTSPKAAGTFLLWEPPLVAGEEAQRRSTISEATSMLVDTTCAGVRSIAFIASRAGAEALADSVRNQVGQIAPELTTSVAAYRGGYLPEERRALEMGLRGGKLRTVASTSALELGIDISGLDVVVIAGWPGTLASLWQQAGRAGRAGHEWLAVLIARDDPLDTFVVHNPEHVFDAPVEAGVIHPENPYVMAGHLLAAAAEEPLTEDDCRLWFGERAVEVAREMAEAKYLRARPTGWFWAKAESAAALTDIRGSGGEQVRLVDQATGMLLGTVDDAAAPRQSFPGAVYVHQGETFSVLELDLAERVALVAPATVDYTTQARSVTEIRVVGTEGSRGLPSGCRVFRGAVEVTTQVTGYIMRQNGTGVVLGERPLDLPAQTLRTHAVWWTAPDSVVEDAEVVAGDVPGAVHAAEHASIGLLPLFAGCDRWDIGGVSTARHADTGQATVFVYDGQSGGAGFAERGFEVFEQWQRATLDAIDACECVAGCPSCVQSPKCGNGNEPLDKDASLRLLREVLG